The Bacillota bacterium genomic sequence TGCGATGAGCTGCAAGACATAACATTCACTGCTGCTCTTCAATTATTGGTCAGCCTATTCGCTGTATATGTCATGAGCAGGGCTAGACTAAATCAGGAGCACATTAGGGAGCTTTATGGCCAATTTAATGCTGACTTACCTAGTTACTTCAGGAGGTCAGCAGGGTTTTGGGTGTGCGAAACTTGAGTAATTAATGTTTGTACTTGTGAGATAAAGGACTTATCCCCTGTTTCTGTTACTTCTACATATAGGACACCACTACCATTTGTTGATCCACCAATGACTTGATCTTTAACATTCTTTTCGATTGGCTTAGATTCACCTGTTAAGAGGGCCTCGTTTACACGGGATTCTCCGCGAATAATGATACCATCAGCTGGAACATTTTCTCCTGCTTGAACACGGATAACATCTCCAACCTGAAGTTCAGACACAGGACGAGTTTCAATCGAATCATCTTCTAAAACAACATGAGCGTCTTTTGGCAATAATTCTGCTAGAGCTTTTTGCGCATCCCCTGCTTCACCCAATGCCTTCATTTCAATCCAGTGTCCTAATAACATGATTAAAAGTAACGTTGCAAACTCAAAGAAGAAGTCCATGACATGTTCTCCGGTCACATATCGAGCGGCCACTGCGTAAACACTATAGGCATAAGAAACCGTTATTCCCAAAGTAATCAAGGACATCATGCCTGGAGCTTTTGAATTAAACTCATCTTTCGCACCCATGTAGAATGGTTTTCCGCCATAAATGTATAGAATTGTTGCCAAGACAGCTGCTACAACGTCTGCATAAGGAAAGATGATTTGGAAAGGCCATTGAATATCCATCAAGGGAGTAATAAATAAGATTGCAATTCCCAATGGGAGTGATTTCAAGAAAATTTCCTTGAAACTACCATGATGGTGGTGGGCGTGCCCTCCCATTGCACCATGATCCATTTCACTGTGATCCATCGCACTATGATCCATCTTTCCTTGATCCATATTGCTGTGATTCATCTTGCCGTGATCCATATTGCTGTGATCCATCTTACTGTGATCCATCTTACTGTGGTCCATATTTCCATCTTTAAGATTGTTATCTTTATTATTCATTATTGGCCTCCTTGTAAAATCATACATTCCGTGAACTTGAAAGACTGTTGAGCGCCTCTATACTTCAATGAGATAATTATAACCTAAATTCCACGTCGTTTTTCAAAGTGCATCTAAATTCGCTATTCCATATGTCTTACGAGGAATTCAAGTAGTTACTTATGCATTTTAACATTTTTCAGCTCCTTTATATTAATTATAATATAGGTTGTATAAATTGAATCAGTGTAGCTGTTGCAGCAGCAAATTCTACAGTGCCTTTTATAGTCTGAAGTCCTTTAATTGCTGTTTTGATAAAGCCCTTTCTTGGATTTGCTGACTTCGATTCTTCTTTAATTACTTCTAAACTACTAACGAGAGTTTCCTCATCTTCTATCGAAAGTCCTTTTGCATTTTCTTTAATATCTTCTATAAGCCCATTCAATTTTTCAACATCAATTGTATTGACAGTATTTGTTGCATTAATAGTAGAATTGTCATTTGCTATATTAACCTGCCCATTTTCAATTGCTATAGAATATGTAACTTTTTCATCAATTCCCATCTCGATCCCTATTTTAGTTAAGTATCTTTCTATATGGCGTATTAAGACCATTACCACCCGGTCATTAAAACCCTTGACTTTATCTTGAAAACTTCTTGAAGATGAATATCCCATTGCCACTCCATAATGAATTTGGATATTATTGTCTACTATATAGCAAATAATAGAGAAAACATTTCGTACTTCTTCTTCATCAAGATGGCCTAAGGAGAAGATTGCTCTTCCATATGATCCTGCAACCTCCTTGACTTCATTTTCTAAATCTTGCTCACATTCACCGCAGCTTTGTATGTAACTAAAAATCAAATCATTGCTTTTTATAAAAGCAGTAAATTTTGATAGAACTGCGTTATAATCTTCAAAATCTGCCTGTAATAATCGATTAGAAATACTGTTAAAATCATATATAATTTTTCTTAATTCTGCTCTATTCAACTTCATAGTTTTTCACCCCACAAAACGGACAATAACATCCGGTTATTCTCAATATTGGTTTGACTCTTGCTTTCCGATTACAGCAAGGAAATATTGTAGTTTCTAAAGCTTCAATTCCAGATCGGATTGGATTCTCATGCTCATGATTTGGTCGTTTACCAGCTTTGAATGTTACAGGTCCTTTTTTAAATTCTTTTTCCATCTTTTTAAATTCATCGTATATCAAATCCATTGTTTTATTTTGAGCCATTGCTATGGCTAATTCGACTACTTCTTCTGTTAAGTAGTTATCACTAGTCAGTCCACAACTTGGACAATATATTTCTAACACTCTATCGTCTTCAATATCGTCGGGAGTTGATTTAAAAAAAGTTCCGCAATGGGAACATTTCAAAAGAATGTATCCATAGTCATCAGTCGGTATTGAGATCTTTATAGTAAATTCATTATCCATATATTCCTCCCCCACCTTAACTAAACTACTGCATACCCTTTTTGAGTTTGCATACCCCTAAGCGCAGCAAGTTTGAGGTTCATTAAATTGTATCAATCTCTGAATGATTCTCTCATATATGGTCTGAGATTGACTTTTAGCCTTCTCGATACCAATAACCTTAGCCATGATTCTAGATACTTCAGCTGGGGTATAGAATTGACCTTTACTTTTACCCGATTCAGTGGCGAAATGCTTCATTAGATATTCATAAGCATCTCCAAGAATATCGTCTCCATCAGCACCATTCCCACCAAAATCAAGCTTAGGATCCTCAAAGATTGCCACCAAGTTGGTAAGGCGATCAACCATTTCTTTACCTTTACCAAGCTTGTCCGCATCATTAAAATCAGCAACTGTAATGACACCTACCAAGTCGTTAGCATCAGCCATTTTTCTGATGACAACGTTAGTTTTATCCCCAATTTCCTTGTCGCCTTTTAGCTTCACTAAATCATGAAAGCTCCCACCTACTGGCACTTCGATGAGTGCATCTCTTTTCCCGTAGTATTTATCTGTCACGTATCTCATGAACAGCAATACCAGAATATAGTCTTTATATTGTGAGGCATCCATTCCACCTCTTAATTGGTCACAACTTTTCCATAATCTACTGTATAGCTCACTCTTTTTCATCGCCATATTACTTCACCTTCCGTTACTTATTTTTTGTCAGTATTCCTATTGTATCTACCATCTTCTGGCTTCTGTGCATCTTTAGGTATGGCCCATGCCCAGCCAAGACGGGCTACACCAGGTATCTTCCCTTGCCTACATAAGACTTGTACTCGACGTTCGGTTAAACCCCATTTTTCAGCAGCTTCTTTAGTTGTGATATAATCCATGAACCCACCTTCTTAATTTTTATTAATGTATACTATATATTATAATCGTAGAAACGAACAATAGCAATGAGCAATTGGAAATTATTGATATGTATCTCAACCCGAAATATGACCAACGACAACTACTTCTTTTGCTAAACGGTTGAACCCTTAAAGCAAAACTTTATTTCCATGGGTGAGCTCATTTCATCATCAAAACCTTTTTCACTTAAAACACACCCAAAATCTATCACTTTACTCTCCATCAAAAAATAAATAAACCCCTGAAAACACTGTAAACACGCTATTTTCAAGAGCTTATAAATCTATTTTCTTTCCAGCAGTACAACAGTCTCCACGTGTATTGTCAGCGTCATATCCGAATACGGATAGCTTTACCGCACCTGCATGAAGCTCCGCAGGCAGCAAACAGGACAGTCCGTCAGTGCAGAGCACACGGTTGTATGTTTCATCACATTGGGTAAACTGCACCACCTTGTGAAACTTCTTCCAGTCACCGTCAAATACAAATTTCAGTGTTACAAATGCAATCTGGTCGGAGGCAATCACTTCACGTTCCAGAATCTCAATTTTCTGTCCCTTTACAAGAAATTTCAGCATCATTCCTTCACCTTGTATAATGAACTCGTAGTCAAGTTACGGTCATTATCCTTTCTTATACGATATAATTAACATAGTGTTGTGGATTGGTTTCATCACCTACAGCTTGACTGTTTCTTTGAGGCTCCAACCACATATCTATGTTTTTTTGTTGATAAGTTAGATAACGCTTTGACGTTTGATCTAGGGCAAGGATACATAACATAGAACCATGTGGAACCACAGCCAACTTTTTAAAAAGGATGTGATTTTATGATTTATATTGGCATTGATGTTGCCAAAGATAAGCACGACTGCTTTATCGTTAATTCTGACGGTGAAGTCATCAAGGATGTTTTCACCATCCCTAATACTCTCAATGGATTCAATACTTTATTAGAAGCCATCCCTAATGTATCTAAAGATAAAATTAAAGTGGGACTTGAAGCTACTGGTCACTACAGCCTTAACCTTATGAGATTCATCATCGATAACCAGTTCCCGCTGATTGTTCTTAATCCGCTTCAGACAAACCTTTTCAGAAAAGCTCATACGCTTAGAAAAAGTAAAACAGACAAGATTGATGCCAAACTCATTGCGCTTATGCTGCAGTCAGGTAACTTTAAACCCCACTCAGATGTATCATACCATCTTCGTGAGCTTAAGTCACTTACTAGACATAAATCCCGGATTAAAGACAATCTTGCTAAATACAAAATTTCTCTTCATAGAATTCTTGATATCATGTTTCCTGAGCTTGCTTCGGTCGTTTATTCATTAAATCAAAAATCTACTTATGAACTACTTAAAGCATTTCCTTCTAAACAGGCCATTACTTCTGCACATCTTACTAAACTTACAAACCTTCTAATCAAGCACTCTAAAGGAAAATATCGCAAGGAAAAAGCAATACTTATAAAAGAAACTGCTGCTAAATCAATAGGAACCGACAGCCGAGCTATCTCATTTGAACTTTCTCAAACTTTATCTTTCATAGAAGTTTATTCTAATGAAATCAATAAGATTGATAATGAGATTAAAAGCATTATGGATGAAATTCAAAGTCCTATTCTTACTATTCCTGGTATTTCTTACGGTCTTGCTTCTGTAATCCTTGCTGAGATTGGTGATATAAATCGTTTTGATTCTCCATCCAAGCTTTTAGCTTTTGCCGGTCTAGAACCTTCTACATACGAATCAGGACGGTTTGTCGCCACAGGCATGAAGATGGTTAAACGTGGCTCTTCTTATCTCAGGTGGGCTATTCTTGAAGCTGCTAGATTAGTTGCTATGAGAGATCCAACTTTTAAAGAATACTATCAAAAGAAAAAATCCGAAGGTAAACATCATTATGTTGCTAACTCTCATGTTGCTAAAAAATTAATCAGAGTCATTCACCACTTACTGACCAATAACTTGCAATTTTATCCTCAAAAATAGCCAATAATTCAATTTTTATTTCAGTAGATTTCTCTACTTCTTTTTGTCGTGCAATTTTTTAACTTTAATTTTATTTAGATTATTTTGTTTTTTCTATTGACTTCATATAGTTAGTCTCTTTCCATGTTTTCGTGCTTGTGACATATTCCATGTATCCATCAAGGCACTGGATTTTTGAAAGCGGAGATTCAATATCAACTGCATGGCTGTCCCAGTTTGTATTTTTCTTCACAGCGTTCCAATCAGCAAGAGAACCCTCATAAGTGATTGTGGTCAAAGATTCACAGTAATTGAAACAGCCGCCCACAATTTCCTTGACGTTTCGGGTAAGCGTAAGGTTTTTTAGTTTTGTGCATCGTACAAACATTCTGTCACTAATGACTTTGCCGCCATATCTCACCGTTTCAAGATACTGACACTCACTGAATGCCATTGCACCTACGGTTACCACAGAGGACGGAACGGTTACGGACTTGATTGCCGTTCCTGCAAATGCGTTTACGCCAAGTTCCGTGACACGTTCCGGAATCTTCAGTTCCGTTAAGCCATTAAGACTCTGATGATAAATATATCCATCAATATGCGGCAGAAATGCAGCCTTTTTGATTGCTGTAAGCGTTGTCGGAAGTGATACTGTTTTTAAGTTATCACAATACTGAAAAAGTCGTTCACCAATGCCTGTCACGCCCTCTGAAACAATAACTGACTTGATATTGGAATTATTCTGAAACGGTGACGGATTGCTGTCGGTAGAATAATCGAATGTTGCCCCTGTGCCTTTGAGGAGCAGTCTGCCGTCCGAATAAAGTACAAAATCCACGCTTTGACCGCATTTTCCGATAGAAACCACATCGCCTGTCATCTCATCAATTTTCAGCGTTAACTCGTTTATCTTTGTTGTCAGCTGACCGACTGTGATGTTGTAATCTTTTATCTGCGTCTGAATTTCTGCAAGTTGTGAAAGCATATCTGTAACCTTGCATTTGCCAAGAATACAGCGGACATATCCGCAGAAATTATTGTTTTCTCTGTAATCTGTAATGCTGAGTTCTAATGTGCCTGCATCAAGTCTGATAATGCAAAGGGTGAGATATTTCTTGTAATCTGTATTCTGAAATCTCGGTATTGCAGGATTGGTGGCAGGTGTTCCGGCGAGAATTTCAAAGCTGACATTACGGACGTTTTCAGAAGTGTTGCAACAAATTCCAACCGCCATATATCTCGGCAGGGATTCGTCCACATAGCGAGATAAATCATAGGTGTATGCCGTATCCGAAATGAAATAATGCCCCTGAATCCAAGCCTTTCCGCTGCCTATCGTCAGCTTCAACTTGTTTACAGACAGTTTGAAACACTGCCCGAAGTTGTCCTGAATTCCGTCACAGATAATACTGCCGAGATAGTCGTTGAAATTCTCAGCAGTATATGTTCTGTCAAGATTTTTAGAATTGAAAAATCCGAATGAAAATGCCATGTTAAGCCTCCTTAAATGTCGGTGTTAAATTTCTGCCGTTGTGGTCAAAGCTCTCGATCATTCCGACAAGCTGTATTTTATTCTGTCTGATTCCAAACCTATGATGTTCTACGGTGACAAAATCGCCAACAAAATAGTCCACACCGTATTGAAACTGTGTGGACTGCACTGCGATCTGTGATTCTGATTTTGTTTTTGTGGGTACAAGATTCTGCTTGCCTTTCTCTTTTAGAAGTTCCGAATATTCTTCCTCAGATAATGGTTTTGTTTCGCCATTTTCCTGTTCTTCGTCCGAGATGTCTTTTGCATCAACATACACCTCATATCTGTCAAGCAGGGCAGGTTCAGAATTTGTAAAACAAGTGGTTCTTTTACGCTGTTCACCCTCGCCCTTTCCAAGAACATAGGCAAAATTTCTCTTGACGGAAGTGTCTGTAAAGTAGGTGAAAGACAGCAGATTGTTGTAGCTGTCGGAGAACACAATATGCGGATTTTCCTTCTGCAATATGCTTCTGTCTTCGCCCTGCAACAGGTCAAAAATCATCTCATACTGTTCCTCTGCAATCTTACTCAGACGAATGTTTGCCGTTCCGCCGATTTTTTTGCAAATGGTGTACACCCATTCCATCAAATTATCATAACTGACCTGCAATTTGGTTTCAGTATCCCAGCAAGCACCTTGAATTTTTCCAAGTTTCAAGCCCGGAATCAGCCTGTTTCCGCTTGCTAAAGCGTTGTTTTCTACAGCTTTCTGAACGATTGCACCGTAGGAAGTTTGTGATGTAAAATTTAATGTGGGATAGATGATTCTGCGTTCAAGTAAGCACATTAAAAATCTGCCCTTGATGATGAGATAATCTCCATCTTCTGCATCGGTTTCAAGTTCCACGGATTCAATCAGTCCGAAATGTTCCCTGTCATCATCACGTCCCACAATTCTGCCAGTCTGAAAAATTTCAATATTTCGGGGAGATGCAGCAATGTACACTTCAAAAGCACCGCATTTGTAATATTCAATATCCCATAAAAGCGAAGAAAAACTGTCGCAGACAGCCTCAAGTGAAATATTCAGTTTATCATTCAAGACAGTCATATTGTAAATTTCAATCTGCATTTTCACACCCCTAAGTACGCATTTCGGTGTATCAGGCGAACTTTGATGCGGTTCAGTCCCTCCGATGCCGTCACATAAAATTTGTTTTCGCCCGTTTTCAGATTCAGCCAGGTTGACCCGGAAACAAGGCGGTTGATGATGTTGGTCACAACGCCCTCACGCTCCAGAAGAACGGTTTTGTTGCCCGTTTTTGTAGTTATGGTGATAACATCTCCCTTTTGAATATCGCCTGAAATCTGCATATATTCGTCCGTCAGAGCGTTGTAAATAGTCGGATTTTTCGCAGGTCCTCCGCTGATTTCAAGGGTGAATCCGACCTCATCACCGCTGTTATTGATGGTCATCATATCCTGCGTATTATATGCACCAATCGGAAAAGGCTCATCATTGTCAGGACAGACAAAATGAAATGCACCTCTGACACGGGAATATTCTGCAATCTGCGTTTCAGTGGAGTACCAGTAAATATCGGGACAGAGAATGGAAATCTGCCCATTGGTCAGCTTTTCAAAATTCTCCACCTCGCAGGTTTCCACAATACCCTCAGCATACACAGAAATATTTTTTGTGGAGTAGTATATCTTGATGTAGCGTGACGGCTTGACCACACGATATAGT encodes the following:
- a CDS encoding IS110 family transposase; translation: MIYIGIDVAKDKHDCFIVNSDGEVIKDVFTIPNTLNGFNTLLEAIPNVSKDKIKVGLEATGHYSLNLMRFIIDNQFPLIVLNPLQTNLFRKAHTLRKSKTDKIDAKLIALMLQSGNFKPHSDVSYHLRELKSLTRHKSRIKDNLAKYKISLHRILDIMFPELASVVYSLNQKSTYELLKAFPSKQAITSAHLTKLTNLLIKHSKGKYRKEKAILIKETAAKSIGTDSRAISFELSQTLSFIEVYSNEINKIDNEIKSIMDEIQSPILTIPGISYGLASVILAEIGDINRFDSPSKLLAFAGLEPSTYESGRFVATGMKMVKRGSSYLRWAILEAARLVAMRDPTFKEYYQKKKSEGKHHYVANSHVAKKLIRVIHHLLTNNLQFYPQK
- a CDS encoding helix-turn-helix domain-containing protein, with protein sequence MDYITTKEAAEKWGLTERRVQVLCRQGKIPGVARLGWAWAIPKDAQKPEDGRYNRNTDKK
- a CDS encoding TFIIB-type zinc ribbon-containing protein — translated: MDNEFTIKISIPTDDYGYILLKCSHCGTFFKSTPDDIEDDRVLEIYCPSCGLTSDNYLTEEVVELAIAMAQNKTMDLIYDEFKKMEKEFKKGPVTFKAGKRPNHEHENPIRSGIEALETTIFPCCNRKARVKPILRITGCYCPFCGVKNYEVE
- a CDS encoding phage tail family protein — translated: MFYTLILENEAGQKIGLSKTANRYMFSKIKGLDPPTGTISTSNYAGMNGSYLNNAFIEKRNIVITFQMRGFDVELRRHELYRVVKPSRYIKIYYSTKNISVYAEGIVETCEVENFEKLTNGQISILCPDIYWYSTETQIAEYSRVRGAFHFVCPDNDEPFPIGAYNTQDMMTINNSGDEVGFTLEISGGPAKNPTIYNALTDEYMQISGDIQKGDVITITTKTGNKTVLLEREGVVTNIINRLVSGSTWLNLKTGENKFYVTASEGLNRIKVRLIHRNAYLGV
- a CDS encoding SAM-dependent DNA methyltransferase; its protein translation is MAMKKSELYSRLWKSCDQLRGGMDASQYKDYILVLLFMRYVTDKYYGKRDALIEVPVGGSFHDLVKLKGDKEIGDKTNVVIRKMADANDLVGVITVADFNDADKLGKGKEMVDRLTNLVAIFEDPKLDFGGNGADGDDILGDAYEYLMKHFATESGKSKGQFYTPAEVSRIMAKVIGIEKAKSQSQTIYERIIQRLIQFNEPQTCCA
- a CDS encoding leucine-rich repeat domain-containing protein, with the protein product MAFSFGFFNSKNLDRTYTAENFNDYLGSIICDGIQDNFGQCFKLSVNKLKLTIGSGKAWIQGHYFISDTAYTYDLSRYVDESLPRYMAVGICCNTSENVRNVSFEILAGTPATNPAIPRFQNTDYKKYLTLCIIRLDAGTLELSITDYRENNNFCGYVRCILGKCKVTDMLSQLAEIQTQIKDYNITVGQLTTKINELTLKIDEMTGDVVSIGKCGQSVDFVLYSDGRLLLKGTGATFDYSTDSNPSPFQNNSNIKSVIVSEGVTGIGERLFQYCDNLKTVSLPTTLTAIKKAAFLPHIDGYIYHQSLNGLTELKIPERVTELGVNAFAGTAIKSVTVPSSVVTVGAMAFSECQYLETVRYGGKVISDRMFVRCTKLKNLTLTRNVKEIVGGCFNYCESLTTITYEGSLADWNAVKKNTNWDSHAVDIESPLSKIQCLDGYMEYVTSTKTWKETNYMKSIEKTK